TTGTAACGCAGGAGATCACGGATATGCTTTTGCTACAAACTTTAATCCTGAGATAAATTTAAGAGAAGTTTCAGCAAATGGCAGATACTGGAAAAAAGATGAAAACGCAAAAAATGAAAAAAATGAGAACAAAACCGCGACAAATTGGGAAAGTGGCGAATGGATAGAAACAAAACCTATGGAAATAATGTTTAAATGGGATTATCCAGAAGTTGGCGTAAAAGATAGCTATCTGCTTTATCACGAAGAGCTTGAAAGTCTAAGCAAAAATATCAAAGGTTTAAAGCAAATCCGCTTTTTTATGACTTTTGGAGAGAGTTATCTAACGCATATGAAATGCCTTGAAAATGTTGGAATGCTAAGGATTGACGAAGTTGAACATAACGGCGTGAAAATAGTGCCAATTCAGTTTTTAAAGACACTTTTGCCAGACCCTGCGAGTTTGGGCGAACGCACAAAAGGCAAAACAAATATCGGTTGCGTAATTAGAGGCTTAAAAGACGGCAAAGAAAAGCAAGTTTATATCTATAATGTCTGCGATCATGAAGAGTGCTACGCTGAAACTGGTGCTCAAGCAGTAAGTTACACCACAGGAGTTCCAGCGATGATAGGGGCAAAAATGATAGCTAAGGGAATTTGGAGTGGTAAAGGCGTGTTTAATATGGAGGAATTTGACGCAAAGCCTTTTATGGATGAGCTTATGACGCAAGGACTACCGTGGAAAATCATAGAAATGATGCCAGGTGAGAGATACGAGGTAAAATAACCAAATTTAGAGCCTTTAAGGCTCTAAATTTAGAGCAAAATAAATTTCAACCATAAATTTAAAGCTACTACAAACTGTAAATTTACCACTTTACTAAAAATTTAAACTCAAAATATATCATAAAGCTCATCACAAACGAAGGATTGGAGTGCAAGAAGTTATATTTCTTATATTTTCTTTAGAAAACATCTACCTTGCTATTTGGATTATTTTTGTAACTAGTATTTTGCTATCTAAAAAACACCCCATAACCACAATGTCATGGCTTTTAACTATCACTTTAATACCTGTAATTGGAATGCTTTTATATATATTTTTAGGAATTAATTGGCGTGAAGTTACGCTTATAAATAAGATAAAAAACACCACTCACCACTCAGTAAGAAGCATAATGATCTCAAATTTAGTCAAATTTAATAGCTCAGATTTCTTTGGTCGTGGAAAAAGAGATAAATTAGATGAAATTTTAAAAAATCTAAAGCTAGAAGATGAGACAGTAGAGATAATAAATTTAATCTTTAACACCGAAAAAACTCAGCCTAACTTAAATCAGAACTACGAAATTTATTACAGTGGCAAAAATGCCTTTAAAGCTTTAAAAAACGATCTTTTAAACGCAAAAGATAGCATTTATATGGAGTATTATATCTGGAGATCTGACGAGCTTGGCGTTAGAGTAAAAGAGATCTTAATAGCTAAAGCAAAAGAAGGGGTTGAGATAAAGCTTATCTTTGACGGGCTTGGGTCGTTTTTAAGCATAGATAGAGTCTATAAAAAAGAGCTTGAAAAAGCTGGAGTTGAGTTTTTATATTTTTTAGATATAAAGCTTTTTATGCTAAAATTAGACTATAGAAATCATCGCAAAATGACCATAATAGATGGTAAGATTCTTCACACTGGTGGTATGAATTTAGGGCTTGAGTACATAACAGGTGGAGATAAATTTGATAGCTGGAGAGATACAAATATCCGCGTTATTGGGGATATGGCACTTTATTATATGGCTATTTTTGCAACAGACTGGTTAAATAGTGGTGGTAAATTTGACTTTAACAGATTTGAAAAATTTATATTAAATCGTTCAAACAGCATAAATTCTCATCCTATGCAGGTAAGTTCTAGTGGTCCAGACTCTCAGTGGGCAAGTATAAAATATCTTTATACCAAATGCATTACAAATGCAAAGCGTGAAATTTTCATACAAACTCCATATTTTATCCCAGATCACAGCCTTCTTGAACAGCTTAAAATCGCCGCTTTATCAGGTGTAAAGGTTAGAATAATGAGTGCTGGAAAAAGTGATAACATCATAACTCATAGAGTTGGAAAAACTTTTTTTGAAGAGCTTTTGCTGGCTAATATCGAAGTTTATCAGTATCAAAAGGGCTTTTTACACGCTAAAACCATACTCTATGACGATGAGGTTTCAAGCATTGGCACCTGTAACTTTGACTCAAGAAGTTTTAATATAAACTACGAAATAAATGCCATATTTTACGATAAAGAGATAAACTCAAAACTTAAAAAGCAGTTTTTTGAGGATATGAAATACTCAACAAAGCTAGAACTTGATTTTTTTATTAAGCAAAGCAAATTTAAAAGGCTTACAGACTCATTTTTTAGGCTATTTGCACCGCTACTATAAAATTAAAATTTAGCTTTAAATTTGTTACATTTATAGAATAATAAGCAAATTTGGATATAATCACCTGAAAATTTCAACAAAAGGCTTATAGTTTGCGTTTAAACTCGTTTCTTTTATCTCTTGCTTGTATTATTGTCATTCTAGCAGGACTTAAGGCAGCAAATGCCGTTGTAGTGCCGTTTTTGCTAGCTACATTTATAGCTATCATTATTTCACCTATAATTGATATGCTTGAAAAGGTAAAAATTCCCAGAGTGATATCTTTTGTGCTTGTTACTATATGCTTTATTGTGATACTTGCCATTATTGGAAATGTCGCTGTTAGTACAATGCTTGACTTCTTAGCTCAACTTCCTGAATTTTTGAAACGATTTGAAAAGATGATTGCATTGTGGAATGATAAGATAAACCAAACAGAATTTAGCCAGTTTGTAAATTTTGACCCTGCACTTATTAACGGTATAGATACAAGTGGGGTGATAGCCACAACTAGCGGAATAGTCAAGAAAACCAGTAGCATTATGGGCATGTGGGCACTTATACTTTTACTTGTTGCATTTATGCTTTTTGAGACATCAGTTATGAAAGATAAAGTTGCTTACATGGATAAGAAAAATCCAGCCGCTAGGATATATGTTCATACATTTATAAGCAATCTTAAAAAATATCTTCTTGTTAAAACCATCATATCATTTGCTACTGGACTTTTTATAGGTATTGGGCTTTGGTATCTTGGCACACCGTATGCTGTTCTTTGGGGCATAGTAGCTTTTATATTAAACTACATTCCAACAATTGGCTCAATCGTATCAGCAGTACCAGCTGTTTTTGTCTCACTTCTAACAGGCGATACGATAGATACTATCTGGGTTGTAGCTATCTATGTCGTTGCAAATACTGTTTTTGGAACAATAATAGAGCCACGCCTTGTTGGTGAAGAGCTTGGAATTTCAACCATAACTGTGCTTTTTAGCCTTCTTTTATGGGGTTATGTGCTAGGACTTGGTGGGCTTTTTTTAGCAGTACCGCTTACTATGAGTATCCAAATAGCACTTAAGATAAACCCTAGAACAGAACCAATTGCTGTAATACTAAGCAATAAAGTAGAGTAAATTTAAGGATAAAATTTGAAACTAATATCGTGGAATGTAAACGGAATAAGAGCAGCGGTAAATAAAAATGCCTTTGAGTGGGTTAAAGATGCTAAGCCTGATTTTTTAGGACTTCAAGAGATAAAAGCAAGCCAACATCAAATTCCAGCTGAAATTTACGCTCTAAATTTTAAAGAAATAAATATAAATTCAGGCGATAGGGCTGGATACTCAGGCGTTTTAAGCTTAAGCAACTTTGCTACAACCACTTCAAAATGCCTTTTTTCAAGTGATGATGAGTGTGGTAGGGTTTTAGAGCATAGATTTAAAGATATTGTACTTTTTAATATCTATTTTCCAAA
The sequence above is a segment of the Campylobacter corcagiensis genome. Coding sequences within it:
- the cls gene encoding cardiolipin synthase; the encoded protein is MQEVIFLIFSLENIYLAIWIIFVTSILLSKKHPITTMSWLLTITLIPVIGMLLYIFLGINWREVTLINKIKNTTHHSVRSIMISNLVKFNSSDFFGRGKRDKLDEILKNLKLEDETVEIINLIFNTEKTQPNLNQNYEIYYSGKNAFKALKNDLLNAKDSIYMEYYIWRSDELGVRVKEILIAKAKEGVEIKLIFDGLGSFLSIDRVYKKELEKAGVEFLYFLDIKLFMLKLDYRNHRKMTIIDGKILHTGGMNLGLEYITGGDKFDSWRDTNIRVIGDMALYYMAIFATDWLNSGGKFDFNRFEKFILNRSNSINSHPMQVSSSGPDSQWASIKYLYTKCITNAKREIFIQTPYFIPDHSLLEQLKIAALSGVKVRIMSAGKSDNIITHRVGKTFFEELLLANIEVYQYQKGFLHAKTILYDDEVSSIGTCNFDSRSFNINYEINAIFYDKEINSKLKKQFFEDMKYSTKLELDFFIKQSKFKRLTDSFFRLFAPLL
- a CDS encoding AI-2E family transporter, which codes for MRLNSFLLSLACIIVILAGLKAANAVVVPFLLATFIAIIISPIIDMLEKVKIPRVISFVLVTICFIVILAIIGNVAVSTMLDFLAQLPEFLKRFEKMIALWNDKINQTEFSQFVNFDPALINGIDTSGVIATTSGIVKKTSSIMGMWALILLLVAFMLFETSVMKDKVAYMDKKNPAARIYVHTFISNLKKYLLVKTIISFATGLFIGIGLWYLGTPYAVLWGIVAFILNYIPTIGSIVSAVPAVFVSLLTGDTIDTIWVVAIYVVANTVFGTIIEPRLVGEELGISTITVLFSLLLWGYVLGLGGLFLAVPLTMSIQIALKINPRTEPIAVILSNKVE
- a CDS encoding saccharopine dehydrogenase family protein, translating into MANLLIIGAGGVSQVATVKCAMNSDTFTKITLASRTKSKCDAIAEFIKNRLGVEIHTAQIDADDTDAVVELIKKTGAEILLNVALPYQDLTLMDACIKAKIHYIDTANYEHPDTAKFEYKLQWAKDDEFKKAGILGLLGSGFDPGVTNVFCAYAQQYLFDEIHYIDILDCNAGDHGYAFATNFNPEINLREVSANGRYWKKDENAKNEKNENKTATNWESGEWIETKPMEIMFKWDYPEVGVKDSYLLYHEELESLSKNIKGLKQIRFFMTFGESYLTHMKCLENVGMLRIDEVEHNGVKIVPIQFLKTLLPDPASLGERTKGKTNIGCVIRGLKDGKEKQVYIYNVCDHEECYAETGAQAVSYTTGVPAMIGAKMIAKGIWSGKGVFNMEEFDAKPFMDELMTQGLPWKIIEMMPGERYEVK